In Luteolibacter rhizosphaerae, one genomic interval encodes:
- a CDS encoding sensor histidine kinase, with translation MGMRLHEFLDSNMEPVLQQWEDFARSVWPSDAPTVKLLRDHAEEMLRAVIVDLQTDQSDAQQFLKSTGHGEDSRSSLSVNRSSERHAVSRVESGFDIRALVAEYRALRASVLNLWAATPDVEETDRLKDMTRFNEAIDQLLAESIYSYSKEIDHSREMFLGILGHDLRTPMHSAVLGAEMLASHPDLSEMPRKIARQITISVREMERMIRDLLDFTTTRLGAKMNLVPVEMDLFELGREVMDEMKTAHPHREFDVSAHGSATGKWDRSRLRQLLSNLIGNAVQHGAADSPIRLLIEGGDEHVIAKVINQGDPIPPEMQQVIFDPLRRNPGNTEARVAGSLGLGLHIAREVALAHGGTLRVESDSTATTFVTRLPRVAKALPEN, from the coding sequence ATGGGCATGCGTTTGCACGAGTTCCTCGATTCTAACATGGAACCGGTCCTTCAGCAGTGGGAGGACTTTGCCCGTTCAGTTTGGCCCTCCGATGCGCCCACGGTGAAGCTTCTGCGCGACCATGCCGAGGAGATGCTTCGTGCCGTCATCGTCGACCTCCAAACAGATCAATCTGACGCGCAACAGTTCCTGAAATCAACCGGCCACGGCGAAGACTCCCGATCCAGCCTCTCGGTCAATCGCTCCTCGGAACGGCACGCGGTCAGCCGCGTTGAGTCCGGCTTCGATATCAGGGCCTTGGTTGCCGAATATCGGGCTCTTCGGGCTAGCGTCCTGAACCTTTGGGCGGCGACACCCGATGTTGAGGAGACCGACCGCCTGAAGGACATGACCCGCTTCAACGAAGCCATCGACCAACTTCTCGCGGAATCGATCTACAGTTACTCGAAGGAGATCGATCACTCCCGAGAGATGTTCCTCGGGATCCTCGGCCACGACTTGCGCACCCCGATGCACTCTGCGGTCCTCGGCGCCGAGATGCTCGCTTCACACCCGGATCTCTCTGAGATGCCCCGGAAGATTGCCCGCCAGATCACCATTTCGGTGCGGGAAATGGAGCGGATGATCAGGGACCTCCTCGACTTCACCACCACACGGCTAGGAGCCAAGATGAACCTTGTCCCGGTGGAGATGGACCTCTTCGAGTTGGGTCGGGAGGTCATGGACGAGATGAAAACCGCCCACCCGCACCGCGAGTTTGACGTCTCCGCGCATGGCTCTGCCACCGGCAAGTGGGACCGCTCGCGTCTTCGCCAGCTACTCTCCAATTTGATCGGGAATGCCGTCCAACACGGGGCCGCGGACAGTCCGATTCGCCTCCTGATCGAGGGTGGCGACGAACACGTCATCGCCAAGGTCATCAATCAAGGCGACCCGATCCCTCCGGAGATGCAACAGGTGATCTTCGACCCTCTTCGGCGGAATCCGGGCAACACCGAAGCCCGCGTCGCCGGCAGCTTGGGCCTCGGCCTTCATATCGCCCGCGAAGTCGCCTTGGCTCACGGCGGCACGCTCCGGGTCGAATCGGACAGTACCGCCACCACCTTCGTCACCCGCCTCCCCCGTGTCGCCAAGGCCTTGCCTGAAAACTGA